From a single Lolium rigidum isolate FL_2022 chromosome 7, APGP_CSIRO_Lrig_0.1, whole genome shotgun sequence genomic region:
- the LOC124671240 gene encoding chaperone protein dnaJ 16-like — protein MTRIRNDDKNQAGNIHPANQAHTLELVVADARFQRDDVPGRRPPRKDLYEVLGVSRTATSQEIKKAFQRMALKYHPDKNGDDPVASEMFLQVKFSYSILSDPNKRRQYDVSGFEAIDSDRQKSDLDLSNLNPASTMCVALLSKLGVPIKTTVPATILVEALNRQVKVVPLQLGHSERRKVEKLSAHFFSVDITEWEAKTGVVCQVNSTDRSKFKLLYFTLEENGGLDLALQEDSVDNGKVTSAGMYFLGFSVYRFEHNYSAAATKNSHAAFYKMLDSFQSCDINELKPGTHYFAVYGDNFFYPANYSIEIVCDQSFSAEKEKLQNVEAKIVAKRAEYKEVFAKLAEMKGGYTQEMQMIDELLKERNSIHASFITTNNSPPKRCSPWRKEKSPSRVSKGDEEKYPRKQKKAKDHPMEGEDGDSSDKKTNGMKEWYKRHLNR, from the exons ATGACAAGAATCCGGAACGATGACAAGAATCAGGCAGGAAACATCCACCCGGCAAATCAGGCGCACACGCTTGAGCTGGTGGTGGCGGACGCGAGGTTCCAGCGCGACGACGTTCCAGGGCGACGGCCACCGAGGAAGGACCTCTACGAGGTGCTTGGGGTCAGCCGCACCGCCACCAGCCAGGAGATCAAGAAGGCCTTCCAACGCATGGCGCTCAA GTACCATCCAGACAAGAATGGCGATGACCCGGTGGCGTCAGAAATGTTCCTGCAAGTCAAATTCTCCTACAGCATTCTGTCAGATCCAAATAAAAGGCGGCAGTACGACGTATCAGGATTCGAG GCTATTGACTCTGATAGACAGAAATCGGATCTGGACCTATCGAATCTAAATCCAGCCAGCACCATGTGTGTCGCCTTGTTGAG TAAACTTGGTGTACCGATTAAGACAACTGTTCCAGCAACCATTTTGGTGGAGGCGTTGAATAGGCAGGTTAAGGTTGTGCCGCTCCAGCTAGGGCACTCTGAACGCAGGAAG GTGGAGAAGCTATCAGCCCATTTTTTCTCCGTGGACATAACAGAATGGGAAGCTAAGACGGGTGTAGTTTGTCAGGTGAACTCAACCGATCGAAGCAAATTTAAG CTGCTTTATTTCACTCTCGAAGAAAATGGAGGGCTGGACCTTGCACTGCAG GAGGATAGCGTCGACAACGGAAAAGTAACTTCAGCAGGGATGTACTTCCTTGGCTTTTCTGTGTATCGTTTTGAGCATAATTACTCG GCAGCTGCAACAAAGAATTCTCATGCGGCATTCTATAAAATGTTGGATAGCTTCCAATCATGTGATATTAACGAGCTGAAACCTGGAACCCACTACTTCGCTGTCTATG GTGACAATTTCTTCTATCCGGCAAACTATAGTATAGAGATTGTGTGTGATCAATCTTTCTCTGCTGAAAAGGAGAAGCTACAAAACGTGGAGGCAAAGATAGTCGCCAAACGAGCTGAGTATAAGGAA GTTTTTGCAAAGCTCGCTGAAATGAAAGGCGGATACACCCAGGAGATGCAAATG ATCGATGAGCTTCTCAAGGAAAGGAATTCGATCCATGCATCCTTTATTACTACCAATAATTCACCTCCAAAACGGTGTTCCCCTTGGCGTAAAGAGAAATCGCCTTCAAGGGTGTCCAAAGGCGACGAAGAAAAATATCCCAGAAAGCAAAAGAAAGCCAAGGATCATCCAATGGAGGGAGAGGATGGTGATTCAAGTGATAAGAAAACTAACGGAATGAAAGAATGGTATAAGCGTCATCTCAACCGTTGA